Proteins co-encoded in one Oscillatoria salina IIICB1 genomic window:
- a CDS encoding hybrid sensor histidine kinase/response regulator produces MEQEQLQKITGYFIEESKEYLETISQGITNLAETLADPEAIQEVYRAAHSIKGGAAMLNLGSIQKTALHLEDYFKFLKQSPVKVNEQLKSKLMQVFAVLDKLLKHLQQPGGIPETVGKSLMAEVEPLFPQIDRQLKELAYGKSKSASKQPAQKKKASNQQQNFHKQVLLQLRAMLELFKQPDLPENRVKLQNSCQKLVHLRANQGQKNWVKLLQTASRAIANPQNSTAKLASIVVKEIKQAAELVVANRGDEIKASQQLQAIASKKTSPTIATSESAKLTAVGKNNQLITVEPEVGMAELNTLADLFAGEEPDFASEEKVDSNLEIETGDFADLFSDVNKAEESSSKSLDRDLSDLFAEETTAKPVESRNPPTTDLKTDLETEEEDLADILAIDETKTSSSAEDLSELFGEDFAFEEETQTETPNPSSAEDLSELFGEDFAFEEETQAETPSASSAEDLSELFGEDFAFEEETQAKPTTFGELEDLSLSTAPETNKNKDLVRENRFGSEDADELNELFAQIESDSPDRLLKLEDSQLRDTQTSSNLEELEDIFAEFDSTTNESIETSADLNELFATAKTDSHDSETPGDSLANLLSDETAPPVVPTSKPKEAVQTETASIEYFEQFDELEAMLDRPIPEANELDETNNCDFEKLEAWLEQPAKAVVAALVEVEEETTVTEAGSESLVEEDFADLEELLDLATQTMGGPPTAVTTPTPRYSRQTRVSDQTLKVPVKQMDNLSNLVGELVVNRNSLEQDEERLRQFLDNLLHQVGQLSDVGGRMQDLYERSLLESALLANRSSYDRGSTGAAANISAGSRSDRHDRHGDYDPLEMDRFTGFHLLSQEMIELIVRVRESTSDIEFLVDEINQVARVLQQVTNQLQEGLTKSRMVPFAETAIHLPGAVKRICMKLNKEAKLHIEGRETSIDKMILEHLSDPMKHLINNALTHGIEPQQVRLAAGKPAAGQITIRAFHQGNQTVISVSDDGAGIDPERVKNKAVGIGLITKRQAANLSDIEVYELLFHAGFSTKDKADDFAGRGVGMDVVRTSIREIRGTVTIDSTLGKGTTFTIRLPLTLSICKALCCISNKNRIAFPMDGVEDMLDVPHSEIQTTSDGNHCIRWRDRQLNFQPLCELLTYNRQIGRSQHYAGKREDDLISIVILRSAGSLLAIQVDQVLGEQEIVIKQLSGPVPKPPGIAGATVLGDGRVMAIADVLELIDISQGRIRKDGANILWRKDTTNATPEPSTVKSEPLVLIVDDSITVRELLSITFTKSGYRVEQARDGHEAWEKLSSGLPSDIVFCDIEMPRMDGLELLSRMQKDEELSSIPIAMLTSRGADRHRQVAAQLGASGYFTKPYLEEALLDAAQRMIKGEVLLPNSTRKSKPQPIPTEPPTLIQEVRPKSEIKVLIVDDSVVVRELLSATFKKAGYQVEQARDGQDAWEKLNSDLGFDIVFCDIEMPRMDGLKLLSQLQEDEKLSQVPVAMITSRGAKKHQQKAADKGAKGYFVKPYKEPELLDAAERMLKGEVLLKAEAI; encoded by the coding sequence ATGGAACAAGAACAACTACAAAAAATTACAGGTTACTTTATAGAAGAATCAAAAGAATACCTCGAAACGATTTCACAAGGGATTACCAATCTCGCAGAGACATTAGCAGATCCCGAAGCTATCCAAGAAGTATACCGTGCAGCCCACTCAATCAAAGGGGGAGCAGCAATGTTAAATCTGGGTAGCATTCAAAAAACAGCCCTACACTTAGAAGATTATTTTAAATTTCTCAAACAATCGCCAGTTAAGGTTAACGAACAACTAAAATCAAAATTAATGCAGGTGTTTGCCGTGCTAGACAAACTCCTCAAACACTTGCAACAACCGGGCGGTATCCCCGAAACCGTAGGAAAATCATTAATGGCAGAAGTAGAGCCACTTTTTCCTCAAATCGATCGCCAACTCAAAGAACTTGCTTACGGTAAAAGCAAATCAGCAAGCAAACAGCCAGCCCAGAAAAAGAAAGCCTCCAACCAACAGCAAAACTTTCACAAGCAAGTTTTGCTTCAGTTACGAGCAATGCTGGAGTTGTTTAAGCAGCCAGATCTGCCAGAAAACCGTGTCAAACTGCAAAATAGCTGTCAGAAACTCGTTCATCTGCGAGCCAATCAAGGACAGAAAAACTGGGTAAAATTGTTACAAACAGCTTCAAGAGCGATCGCCAATCCACAAAATTCTACTGCCAAACTAGCCAGCATTGTCGTTAAAGAAATTAAACAAGCAGCAGAACTTGTCGTGGCAAATCGCGGTGACGAAATTAAAGCCAGTCAGCAACTGCAAGCAATAGCGAGCAAAAAAACCTCACCAACCATTGCAACTTCAGAATCAGCCAAACTCACCGCAGTCGGCAAAAATAACCAACTGATTACTGTCGAACCGGAAGTGGGAATGGCAGAATTAAACACTTTAGCCGATCTTTTCGCAGGTGAAGAACCCGATTTTGCATCCGAAGAAAAAGTTGACAGCAATCTCGAAATCGAGACAGGAGATTTTGCCGATTTATTCAGTGATGTCAACAAAGCGGAAGAATCTAGCAGTAAAAGTTTGGATCGAGATTTGAGCGATCTGTTTGCAGAAGAAACAACTGCAAAACCAGTTGAGTCCCGCAATCCACCAACAACTGATTTAAAAACCGATTTAGAAACTGAAGAAGAGGATTTAGCAGATATCTTGGCAATTGACGAGACAAAAACCTCATCCTCAGCAGAAGATTTGAGCGAATTATTTGGCGAAGACTTTGCTTTTGAAGAAGAAACTCAAACCGAAACCCCAAACCCATCCTCAGCAGAAGATTTGAGCGAATTATTTGGCGAAGACTTTGCTTTTGAAGAAGAAACTCAAGCCGAAACCCCAAGCGCATCCTCAGCAGAAGATTTGAGCGAATTATTTGGCGAAGACTTTGCTTTTGAAGAAGAAACTCAAGCTAAACCCACCACTTTCGGCGAATTAGAAGACTTATCCTTATCCACAGCCCCAGAAACGAACAAAAATAAAGATTTAGTCAGAGAAAATCGTTTCGGGAGCGAAGATGCTGACGAATTGAATGAATTATTTGCTCAAATAGAGTCAGACAGCCCAGATAGGTTGCTCAAACTAGAAGATTCTCAGCTTCGCGACACACAAACAAGTTCCAACCTCGAAGAGTTAGAAGATATATTTGCTGAGTTCGACTCAACAACAAACGAATCAATTGAGACATCAGCAGACTTAAACGAACTCTTCGCCACCGCCAAAACCGATTCTCACGACTCAGAAACGCCAGGAGACAGTTTAGCAAACTTATTGAGCGATGAAACTGCGCCCCCAGTAGTACCAACCAGCAAACCAAAAGAAGCAGTCCAAACCGAAACTGCGTCCATCGAATATTTCGAGCAATTCGACGAACTAGAAGCAATGCTCGATCGACCCATCCCTGAAGCAAACGAACTCGACGAGACTAACAACTGCGACTTTGAGAAGTTGGAAGCATGGCTAGAACAACCAGCAAAAGCAGTAGTAGCAGCCTTAGTAGAAGTAGAAGAAGAAACAACTGTAACTGAGGCGGGTAGTGAAAGTCTTGTCGAAGAAGACTTTGCCGATTTAGAAGAATTACTCGACCTCGCCACCCAAACCATGGGCGGACCCCCAACAGCAGTTACTACCCCAACACCACGTTACTCCAGACAAACGCGAGTCAGCGATCAAACTCTCAAAGTACCAGTCAAGCAAATGGATAACTTGAGTAACCTGGTTGGGGAGTTAGTAGTCAACCGCAATAGCCTCGAACAAGACGAAGAAAGACTGCGCCAATTCTTAGATAATTTGTTGCATCAAGTAGGACAACTGAGCGACGTAGGCGGCAGAATGCAAGACTTGTACGAGCGATCGCTACTCGAAAGCGCCTTACTTGCCAATCGTAGTTCTTACGATCGCGGCAGTACCGGAGCAGCAGCCAACATTAGCGCAGGGTCTCGCAGCGATCGTCACGATCGTCACGGTGATTACGATCCCCTGGAAATGGATCGCTTTACAGGCTTCCATTTGCTCTCTCAAGAGATGATCGAATTAATCGTGCGGGTGCGAGAGTCCACCTCAGATATCGAGTTTCTCGTTGACGAAATTAACCAAGTCGCCAGAGTCTTACAGCAAGTCACCAACCAACTCCAAGAAGGCTTGACCAAATCCCGCATGGTTCCCTTTGCTGAAACCGCCATTCATCTCCCTGGTGCAGTCAAGCGCATCTGTATGAAATTGAATAAAGAAGCTAAGCTGCATATCGAAGGTCGAGAAACCTCGATCGACAAGATGATTCTCGAGCATCTCTCCGATCCCATGAAACACCTGATTAACAACGCCCTGACTCATGGAATCGAACCCCAACAAGTGCGCCTCGCTGCCGGGAAACCAGCCGCAGGACAAATTACTATTCGCGCTTTTCACCAAGGAAACCAAACCGTGATTTCCGTCTCCGATGACGGAGCCGGAATTGACCCAGAACGAGTCAAAAACAAAGCAGTCGGAATCGGATTAATTACCAAACGACAAGCAGCAAACTTGTCCGATATCGAAGTTTACGAGTTGCTATTTCATGCTGGTTTCAGTACCAAAGACAAAGCCGACGACTTCGCCGGACGCGGTGTAGGTATGGATGTAGTGCGTACCAGCATTAGAGAAATTCGCGGTACAGTCACTATTGACTCCACTTTAGGTAAGGGAACCACGTTCACGATTCGCCTACCCTTAACCTTAAGTATTTGTAAAGCCCTCTGCTGCATCAGCAACAAAAATCGGATCGCCTTCCCGATGGACGGTGTAGAAGATATGCTCGACGTACCGCACAGTGAAATTCAAACCACTTCTGATGGCAATCATTGCATTCGCTGGCGCGATCGCCAACTTAACTTCCAGCCCCTCTGCGAACTCCTAACTTACAACCGTCAAATTGGCAGAAGTCAGCACTATGCTGGTAAACGCGAAGATGATTTAATTTCGATTGTAATTTTGCGCAGTGCAGGTAGTTTACTCGCCATTCAAGTAGATCAAGTTCTTGGAGAACAAGAAATCGTCATTAAACAACTTAGCGGTCCTGTTCCCAAACCCCCAGGAATTGCAGGTGCAACTGTTTTAGGAGACGGAAGAGTTATGGCGATCGCTGATGTTCTCGAACTGATTGACATCTCCCAAGGACGCATTCGCAAAGATGGCGCCAACATCCTCTGGCGTAAAGATACCACCAATGCAACTCCAGAACCTAGTACGGTGAAGAGCGAGCCATTAGTCTTAATTGTCGATGACTCAATTACAGTCCGCGAACTCCTCTCGATTACCTTTACTAAATCCGGCTACCGCGTCGAACAAGCTCGCGACGGTCACGAAGCCTGGGAAAAACTCAGTTCTGGCTTGCCTAGCGATATCGTCTTTTGCGACATTGAAATGCCCCGCATGGATGGCTTAGAACTCTTGTCTCGGATGCAAAAAGACGAAGAACTTTCCTCTATTCCCATTGCTATGCTTACCTCTCGCGGAGCCGATCGCCATCGCCAGGTCGCTGCTCAACTAGGTGCTAGTGGTTATTTTACCAAACCTTATCTCGAAGAAGCCTTGCTCGATGCTGCCCAGCGCATGATCAAAGGCGAAGTTTTATTACCAAATAGTACCCGCAAAAGTAAGCCACAACCAATTCCCACAGAACCGCCAACACTTATTCAGGAAGTACGTCCTAAGTCGGAAATCAAGGTTCTCATCGTTGATGACTCGGTTGTTGTCCGCGAATTGCTCTCAGCTACCTTTAAAAAAGCAGGTTATCAAGTAGAACAAGCCCGCGATGGTCAAGATGCTTGGGAAAAACTCAACTCCGATTTAGGTTTTGATATCGTCTTCTGCGATATCGAAATGCCCCGTATGGATGGCTTAAAACTGCTGTCTCAGCTTCAAGAAGACGAAAAACTTTCTCAAGTCCCGGTGGCGATGATTACCTCTCGTGGCGCGAAAAAACACCAGCAAAAAGCGGCAGATAAAGGGGCAAAAGGTTACTTTGTCAAGCCTTATAAAGAACCTGAATTACTCGATGCTGCTGAACGGATGCTTAAAGGTGAGGTATTGTTGAAAGCGGAAGCAATTTAG
- a CDS encoding cation:proton antiporter encodes MAHLITSVSFFTFNFSLAPLLATAEETETASSTLILAGVLLSLIVIYFASKLGGEICSRINLPPVLGELVGGVVIGVSALHLLVFPEGGAAASDSLVMSFLARTTTVSPEIADSIFATQSEVISLLAELGVIILLFEIGLESDLQELIRVGPQAAIVAVVGVVAPFATGTAGLVYLFNVPVVPAVFAGAALTATSIGITAKVLAELGQLSSREGQIIIGAAVLDDVLGIIVLAVVASLVKTGEIQISNIIYLIISAGVFLIGAILVGRFLSPYLIALVKQMRTRGELLLTALIFALSLSYIATVIELEAILGAFAAGLVLAETEKRKELEEQVVPVADVLVPIFFVCVGAKTDLGVLNPAVPSNREGLIIATFLIVVAIVGKVITGFTLFGQPDLNKLAIGVGMIPRGEVGLVFAGVGAASGALSEATEAAIIMMVILTTFIAPPLLRFVFQEPQTASSLNGTTTESVNLSASSESDSPSSEIETAQKPNN; translated from the coding sequence ATGGCTCATCTAATAACATCAGTGAGTTTTTTCACTTTCAACTTCTCCCTAGCACCTCTGCTGGCAACAGCAGAAGAAACAGAAACCGCAAGCAGTACCCTAATTCTTGCTGGGGTACTGCTAAGTTTAATCGTAATTTACTTCGCCAGCAAACTCGGCGGAGAAATTTGCTCGCGAATCAACTTACCACCAGTATTAGGCGAATTGGTGGGCGGAGTTGTCATCGGCGTTTCTGCTTTACATCTACTCGTTTTTCCCGAAGGTGGTGCCGCAGCCAGCGATTCATTGGTGATGAGCTTTCTTGCTCGTACTACTACGGTGAGTCCCGAAATCGCGGACTCAATTTTCGCTACGCAAAGCGAAGTCATCTCTCTCCTAGCCGAACTGGGAGTGATTATACTTTTGTTTGAAATCGGTTTAGAATCAGACCTGCAAGAACTAATTCGCGTCGGACCCCAAGCTGCGATCGTTGCTGTAGTGGGGGTTGTCGCCCCTTTTGCTACAGGTACCGCAGGTTTGGTTTATTTGTTTAACGTTCCCGTCGTCCCAGCAGTCTTTGCGGGTGCTGCTTTAACTGCTACCAGTATTGGGATTACCGCCAAGGTTCTCGCGGAATTAGGACAGCTTAGTTCGCGAGAAGGTCAGATAATTATTGGAGCGGCGGTACTCGATGATGTTCTAGGAATTATCGTCTTAGCAGTTGTGGCTTCCCTGGTAAAAACTGGAGAAATTCAAATCAGTAATATCATTTACCTGATTATTAGTGCTGGGGTATTCCTCATCGGCGCTATTTTAGTCGGACGCTTCCTCAGTCCTTACTTAATCGCTTTGGTTAAGCAGATGAGGACTCGTGGCGAGTTATTGCTCACCGCACTGATTTTTGCTCTCAGCTTGTCGTATATTGCCACTGTAATTGAGCTAGAAGCAATTTTAGGAGCTTTTGCTGCTGGGCTAGTGCTAGCAGAAACCGAAAAGCGGAAAGAATTAGAAGAACAAGTGGTTCCCGTGGCTGACGTTCTTGTGCCAATTTTCTTTGTTTGTGTCGGCGCAAAAACTGATTTAGGAGTCCTCAATCCTGCCGTCCCTAGCAATCGAGAAGGATTAATCATTGCTACCTTTCTAATTGTGGTGGCTATTGTTGGTAAGGTAATTACTGGTTTTACTCTTTTCGGTCAGCCGGATTTGAACAAGTTGGCTATTGGTGTCGGGATGATACCAAGAGGCGAAGTAGGATTGGTATTTGCTGGTGTGGGCGCAGCGAGTGGTGCTTTGTCGGAAGCGACGGAAGCTGCGATTATTATGATGGTAATTCTGACGACCTTTATCGCGCCGCCTCTGTTACGCTTTGTTTTCCAAGAACCGCAAACAGCATCTTCTTTGAATGGGACGACAACTGAATCAGTGAATTTGTCAGCTAGTTCAGAAAGTGATTCTCCCTCGTCAGAAATTGAAACTGCGCAAAAACCTAACAATTAA
- the glmS gene encoding glutamine--fructose-6-phosphate transaminase (isomerizing) — MCGIVGYIGTQVATEILLAGLERLEYRGYDSAGIATVSEGKIHCVRAKGKLYNLREKLEREVNHAQIGIGHTRWATHGKPEEYNAHPHLDCGMRVAVVQNGIIENYRELRDELKSKGCEFRSETDTEVIPNLIAQFLPEKPIPELQDSNAFLEAVQKTVNRLEGAFALAIAAAEYPDELIVVRQQAPLAIGFGQGEFFCASDITALVPHTRAVLSLENGELARLTPLGVEVYDFTGTRLKKMPRTLSWSPTLVEKHGFRHFMLKEIYEQPAVVRNCLEAYVNQAWHAQENCELSPINLGLSPKLSENLAQIQILACGTSWHASLVGKYLLEQLAGIPTQVEYASEFRYAPTPITPNTLTIGVTQSGETADTLAALEMEKQRRSQLQPEFQARLLGMTNRPESTLASIVDEIIDTKAGIEIGVAATKTFVTQLIGFYCLALDLADRRGTLSASRIEEILIGLRHLPQHIENVLEQQERVIEDLAHDFAETQDFIFIGRGINFPIALEGALKLKEISYIHAEGYPAGEMKHGPIALLDAKVPVVAIAMPGGVYEKVVSNAQEAKARDARLIGVTPVNDLEAAETFNDLLPVPEVEELLSPILAVVPLQLLAYHIAARRGLDVDQPRNLAKSVTVE; from the coding sequence ATGTGTGGAATTGTTGGCTATATTGGTACTCAAGTAGCTACAGAGATTTTGCTGGCTGGTTTGGAAAGGCTGGAATATCGAGGTTATGACTCTGCTGGTATTGCTACAGTCAGTGAAGGTAAAATTCATTGCGTGCGGGCTAAAGGCAAACTCTACAATTTACGGGAAAAGCTGGAAAGAGAAGTAAATCATGCGCAAATAGGTATTGGACATACTCGCTGGGCAACTCATGGTAAACCAGAAGAATATAATGCTCATCCTCATTTAGATTGTGGAATGCGGGTAGCAGTAGTACAAAATGGGATTATTGAAAATTACCGCGAATTAAGGGATGAATTGAAAAGTAAAGGCTGTGAATTTCGCTCAGAAACAGATACAGAAGTTATTCCTAATTTAATTGCCCAGTTTTTGCCGGAAAAACCAATTCCCGAACTTCAAGACTCAAATGCGTTTTTAGAGGCAGTACAGAAAACAGTAAACCGCTTAGAAGGAGCATTTGCTTTAGCGATCGCGGCAGCAGAATATCCTGATGAGTTAATTGTAGTCCGCCAGCAAGCTCCTTTAGCGATCGGTTTTGGACAGGGGGAGTTTTTCTGTGCTTCAGATATTACGGCATTAGTTCCGCACACTCGCGCTGTACTATCTCTAGAAAATGGGGAATTAGCGCGGTTGACTCCCTTGGGTGTAGAAGTCTATGATTTCACTGGCACAAGGCTGAAAAAAATGCCCCGCACCCTAAGCTGGAGTCCAACTTTGGTGGAAAAACACGGTTTCCGCCACTTTATGCTCAAGGAAATTTACGAACAACCAGCAGTAGTGCGTAACTGTTTAGAAGCTTATGTTAACCAAGCATGGCACGCTCAAGAAAATTGCGAATTATCACCAATTAACCTGGGTTTATCGCCGAAACTATCGGAAAATTTAGCACAAATTCAAATTCTTGCTTGCGGTACGAGTTGGCACGCTTCTTTAGTGGGAAAATACCTATTGGAACAGTTAGCCGGAATTCCTACTCAGGTAGAATATGCTTCGGAATTTCGCTATGCACCCACACCAATTACACCGAATACACTAACAATTGGCGTTACTCAGTCGGGAGAAACTGCCGATACTTTAGCCGCTTTGGAAATGGAAAAACAGCGTCGCAGTCAATTGCAACCAGAATTTCAAGCGCGGTTGTTAGGAATGACAAATCGACCCGAAAGTACCCTTGCTTCCATTGTTGATGAGATAATTGATACTAAAGCGGGAATTGAAATTGGTGTAGCAGCGACAAAAACTTTTGTTACTCAATTAATTGGTTTTTACTGTTTGGCGTTAGATTTAGCCGATCGTCGGGGAACTTTATCTGCGAGTAGAATCGAAGAAATATTGATTGGTTTGCGTCACTTACCCCAACACATTGAAAACGTTCTCGAACAGCAAGAGCGAGTAATAGAAGACTTAGCACACGATTTTGCTGAGACACAAGACTTTATTTTTATCGGACGAGGAATTAACTTTCCCATTGCTTTAGAAGGAGCGCTAAAACTGAAAGAAATAAGTTACATCCATGCAGAAGGTTATCCCGCCGGAGAGATGAAACACGGTCCGATCGCCCTATTAGATGCTAAAGTTCCAGTAGTGGCGATCGCGATGCCTGGTGGTGTCTACGAAAAAGTTGTTTCTAACGCCCAAGAAGCGAAAGCACGAGATGCTCGTTTAATCGGCGTAACTCCCGTTAACGATCTTGAAGCCGCAGAAACATTCAACGATTTGTTACCCGTACCAGAAGTCGAAGAATTACTCTCGCCAATTCTGGCAGTAGTTCCCTTACAACTCCTGGCTTATCATATCGCCGCAAGGCGAGGTTTAGATGTAGACCAACCTCGCAATCTTGCTAAATCGGTAACTGTTGAGTAA
- the psaC gene encoding photosystem I iron-sulfur center protein PsaC, whose protein sequence is MSHQVKIYDTCIGCTQCVRACPTDVLEMVPWDGCKAAQIASSPRTEDCVGCKRCETACPTDFLSIRVYLGAETTRSMGLAY, encoded by the coding sequence ATGTCTCATCAAGTCAAAATTTACGATACCTGTATTGGCTGCACTCAATGCGTCCGTGCTTGTCCGACAGACGTGCTAGAAATGGTACCTTGGGACGGCTGTAAAGCTGCTCAAATCGCCTCTTCTCCACGTACCGAAGACTGCGTGGGCTGCAAGCGCTGCGAAACTGCTTGTCCAACAGATTTCTTAAGCATTCGCGTCTATCTAGGGGCAGAAACTACTCGCAGTATGGGTCTCGCGTACTAA
- the era gene encoding GTPase Era, with amino-acid sequence MTNENLEINPERSEYTIPLAPEGFKSGFVAIIGRPNVGKSTLMNQLIGQKIAITSPVAQTTRNRLQGILTTAEAQIIFVDTPGIHKPHHELGKVIVKNALSAIDAVDLVLFLVDSSVEAGGGDRFIVDVLENTDTPVILGLNKSDQQPENFLAIDATYAEISEANNWDSIKFSALTGTGLEQLQNLLIANLEPGPYYYPPDLVTDQPERFIMGELIREQILLLTRQEIPHSVAIAVEKVEEEEHITRIYATINVERKSQKGILIGKGGSMLKEIGTAARQQIQKLIAGKVYLELFVKVQPKWRQSRLTLAELGYKIEE; translated from the coding sequence ATGACTAACGAAAACTTAGAAATAAATCCCGAAAGAAGCGAATATACAATCCCTTTAGCACCCGAAGGATTCAAATCGGGATTTGTCGCCATTATCGGACGACCAAATGTAGGTAAATCTACCTTGATGAATCAATTAATCGGGCAAAAAATAGCGATAACTTCGCCTGTAGCCCAAACCACCCGCAACCGACTCCAAGGTATTTTAACCACCGCAGAAGCCCAAATAATTTTTGTCGATACACCGGGAATTCATAAACCCCATCACGAATTAGGTAAAGTCATCGTCAAAAATGCCTTGAGTGCAATCGATGCTGTAGATTTAGTATTATTTTTAGTAGATAGTTCGGTAGAAGCTGGAGGTGGCGATCGCTTTATTGTTGATGTTCTCGAAAATACCGATACACCAGTTATTTTGGGGCTAAATAAATCAGACCAACAGCCGGAAAATTTCTTAGCAATTGATGCAACTTATGCGGAAATTTCTGAAGCCAATAATTGGGATTCAATCAAATTCTCAGCCCTAACAGGGACTGGATTAGAGCAACTGCAAAACTTGTTAATTGCTAACTTAGAACCAGGACCTTATTATTATCCCCCAGATTTAGTCACCGACCAACCAGAACGTTTTATCATGGGTGAATTAATTCGCGAGCAAATTTTGTTATTAACTCGTCAAGAAATTCCTCATTCAGTAGCAATTGCGGTCGAAAAAGTAGAAGAAGAAGAACATATCACCCGTATTTATGCGACAATTAATGTAGAAAGAAAATCGCAAAAAGGTATTTTAATTGGTAAAGGTGGCAGTATGCTCAAAGAAATTGGTACTGCTGCGCGTCAGCAAATCCAAAAATTAATAGCTGGAAAAGTTTATTTAGAATTATTTGTCAAGGTGCAGCCGAAATGGAGACAATCGAGATTAACGTTAGCAGAATTAGGATATAAAATCGAAGAATAA
- a CDS encoding succinylglutamate desuccinylase/aspartoacylase family protein — MIPKIDTFDLLQLASGDRLSLQVYKFIGSKPGKKAYLQSNLHGAEIVGNAVIHQLIEFFSSLESTQLEGEIWLVPVCNPLSTNQRSHFFASGRYNSYDGKDWNRIFWDYEKETNRLDSFVSKNITEETEELRYHFLEVIQAAFQKQIAKIHQPSSLPYHEQYRYILQSLCLDANYALDIHSSSNQAIDYLYCSQSREDSAKYFLLDYGIVLNEYDGDAFDEAFIKPWLALEKKLAQLGQETRFDLESWTLELGSGMQMERESVDKGFRGIINYLAAKEMLQLAEFPLAETAKHQITLVEKSKIKKYYTFGGGMIQEIVPLGSRVQPGDRLYQLLSFNKQGKVPTAIEICAEATGIVFDVATNKSVNQGEYVLSIMEI; from the coding sequence ATGATCCCCAAAATTGACACCTTCGATTTACTACAACTAGCATCTGGCGATCGCCTTTCTCTCCAAGTTTACAAGTTTATTGGCTCGAAACCAGGTAAAAAAGCTTATCTTCAAAGTAACCTGCACGGTGCAGAAATTGTCGGTAATGCTGTTATTCACCAATTAATTGAGTTTTTTTCTAGTTTAGAATCAACTCAACTTGAGGGCGAAATTTGGCTTGTTCCTGTTTGTAACCCTCTTAGTACCAATCAACGCAGTCATTTTTTTGCTTCGGGTCGCTACAATAGTTATGATGGCAAAGATTGGAACCGCATTTTTTGGGATTATGAAAAAGAAACAAATCGCTTAGATTCTTTTGTCTCGAAAAATATTACTGAAGAAACTGAAGAACTTAGGTATCATTTTCTGGAAGTAATCCAAGCTGCTTTCCAAAAACAAATTGCCAAAATTCACCAACCTAGCAGTCTTCCTTATCACGAACAGTATCGCTATATCTTACAATCATTATGTTTAGATGCTAATTATGCGCTCGATATTCATAGTTCGAGTAACCAAGCTATCGATTATCTTTATTGTTCCCAAAGTCGCGAAGATAGTGCTAAATATTTTCTCCTCGATTATGGGATTGTTCTCAATGAATATGATGGTGATGCTTTTGACGAAGCTTTTATCAAACCTTGGCTAGCTTTAGAAAAAAAATTAGCTCAACTGGGACAAGAAACTAGATTTGATTTGGAATCTTGGACGCTCGAATTAGGTTCGGGAATGCAGATGGAACGAGAGTCTGTTGACAAAGGTTTTCGCGGAATTATTAATTACTTAGCTGCTAAAGAAATGCTTCAATTAGCTGAATTTCCTCTCGCTGAAACTGCGAAACATCAAATCACCTTGGTTGAGAAAAGTAAAATTAAAAAATACTATACTTTTGGTGGTGGAATGATTCAAGAAATAGTTCCTTTAGGAAGTAGAGTGCAACCAGGAGATCGACTTTATCAACTCCTTAGCTTTAACAAGCAAGGAAAAGTACCAACGGCGATCGAAATTTGCGCCGAAGCTACAGGAATAGTTTTTGATGTAGCTACTAATAAATCAGTTAATCAAGGAGAATATGTCCTTTCAATTATGGAAATATAA